The Croceibacterium sp. TMG7-5b_MA50 genome segment TTGCTTATAGCCTCAGGGATTTTCATGCAGCTCGTGCCGGGCAGTCCCGCCACCACCAATCTAGGGATGGGACGCGCCCGGCTCAAGCCCCGTGCGTGTCTGCCAGCGCTTCCATGCGATCGGCCAGTGCCTCCAGCGCTTCGGCGATGTCGCTGTCGCCATCATCACCGCGCGCCGTGGCCAGTTGCTCGCGCGCCTCGTGCAACTCGTCGGCCAGCAGCAATGCTGCATATAGCAGCCGCCGCACTTCGGATTGGCCGGACACGCCCGGCACCCCTTGCAGCCGTTCGTCGATGAACCGCCCCAGATCCTGCAGATGCGCCTCCTCGCCCGGCGCGCAGGCGAGGGTGTAGGCGCGGCCGCCGATGGTCACGTCGACATTGCTCATGGCCGGGTCAGCCTTCCAGCCCGGCGATCAGGCGATCCAGTTCGGCCAGCGCGCCTTCCGCCTCCTGCCGCAAGCTTGCGTGACGCGCCGCCAGATCCCGATCGCCTGGGCCACGTGCGGCGATCCGCTCCGCCGCCATGCCGATCCGCTCCATCGCCGCCCTGATCCGTTCCTGCTGCATCGGCGGCTGCGTAATCAGTTTCGCCAGCGAAGGCAAAATCTTGCATGCCGCTGCTGCGAGCCGTTCTGGGATTGGGCCGGGCCGCGCGCTTGACGCGGCGTGGCGGGGTTCGCAAGGGGGGCACAAGACCTCGAATCATGCCCGCTTCATCGGTGCGGCTGATGTATGGGAGCATAGCTTGACCCACGATCCTGCCCGCTTCTCCGCGATGGCCAACGCCGTGCGCGCTCTTTCGATGGACGGGGTGCAGGCCGCCAATTCCGGGCATCCGGGCATGCCGATGGGCATGGCCGATGTCGCAACGGTGCTGTGGTCGGATT includes the following:
- a CDS encoding cell division protein ZapA, with the protein product MSNVDVTIGGRAYTLACAPGEEAHLQDLGRFIDERLQGVPGVSGQSEVRRLLYAALLLADELHEAREQLATARGDDGDSDIAEALEALADRMEALADTHGA